In the Drosophila virilis strain 15010-1051.87 chromosome 4, Dvir_AGI_RSII-ME, whole genome shotgun sequence genome, acataaaataatggcaaacaaaaagcCTACGCGTGATCTGATCGGCATTATTTGGACCAATTTTTGGCGTTCGTTCTTGCCGCGTAAGTATCGTGGCGATTACAAAGGCGACGATTACTTCGGAAACAAATACTTCGAGATACCAGCCAATCCGGCTGTTGGCCAACGCAAAGAACGCTGGTTCGAGCCGGCCGATAAGGAGGCCTTTGACCAGGAGCTGACCGCCGAATGGGAGGCCTGGCTGCGTGGTCGTCGCGAGGAACCGCCCTCACGCGATGAATTGATCAAGAATCTTCAAGTCATTGAGATGAAGAAGCGCAATGCAGCTGAGCTGGATGCGCAGTATGCCAAGGAGAAGGACGCGGGCGCACTGCCCAAGCAGGTGGAGGGCGAGACAATTGGCACGTATCCCAAGTACAAGGATTACGAAATAAATCCCGGCAAGAAGCCAATggatgaaaaaaaataaacattgtttgtgtattttgaatttgtttgttaatatatgtacgtatTACTAGTTTAACTTTATGCGCTAGTTTACCAATCATTCAAATCTAAATCCTTTACAATATCCACAGCCGTGGCGGCTTCATCGTAATCATCTGCAGCGGGCTCTGCGGGCGCCGCCTGCTTTAGCTCCAAGCGCGGCTCATTATCCTGCTTATGTTTGGGCTTCTTGGGCTGTGGCGGCACTGCTTCTTCATcctcatcgtcgtcgtcgtcgtcgtcatgtGGTATGCCCGCTGCATCATCGTCTTCCGAGTCCGATGGGAACAGCTCCAGTTCGCCGTTTTCATTACGCACCGTCACGCCCGTCTTGGCCGCCGGTCGCTTCAGTTTGGGCACATCGTAGTCTGCATTGATGTCATCTGTTTGGGCCGCCTGGCGTCGCATCTTGGTCTCGTGCGTCTTCAGCCAGCTGGCATAGTAGATGTCCAATGGTGTGCGCTTATTGCGCACCTGCTGCTCCCAGGCTTGCACCGCCTGTGCATCCTTCAGGTCAAAGGTGACGGTGCTCTTGCTGCGCTGCTGTTCAATAAAACGGCTGCTCTCCTGAATCTTCTCCAGTAGCTGTTTCAGTTTGCGCACATAGTTGGCATTGCGGCACTCTTTGAGGTAGGCCTTAATGGCCATCACCACAGGCACCACCAGATCGCTAAACGCCAGCGTGGCCGACTCATGTGCCAGATACTCCAACAGCAGGCCGCACACCTGCTCGACGACCTCATCGCGGAATCCGTTCTCTGCCAGCTGCGACTTGTTCAGACGCAAGATGCAAGTAAATTGCAGTGGCTTCATGGACACCGATGTGTGCTTCCGATTGAAGGTATTGCTGCGCAACACCTCGACAATAAGCGGCAGGATTGGCACGTACGTGTGCGTCTCCTTAGCCAGCGAGATAAGCGCTTGCAGGCAATGGAAGCGTAGCGGAAAATACTGCGCTGTCGGTATGAGTCGAATGACGCCGGTGGTGATGGTCACCAGTGGATAAACCAGCGGCTGCAATTGCGGTTTGTTTGCCGTCGCGCCAAGCAAATCCGACCACAAGCGCAACGAATTGATAAACTGCCAATTGTAGACCGCCTGGAAGCTGTCCTTCTTTTTCAAGATGACCGCATTGCGCAGATGTATGGCCAGTTGACGTATGTAGAGAAAGGCATGCTGATAGCTAACGTTCAGATCCAGGGCGAACATCTCCACCAGCGAGCGGCGCATGAAATTGATGCCCGGCAGCGTGCTGGGCGAAACGAACTTGGAGTTGCGCACATACGCCAGATACATGGCCTTCAGCACATGATTCAACATGGTGGCCTGCCAGAGTAACAAGTCAAGTGTTAATAAAAATTCTCTACAGGATTAGGCGGTAACTTACCTGTTGTTTTCGTGTGATTTTCAGTATGCACAGAAAAGCCAGCACGCGCACCGTTTCATCGCCCGTGGCCCACAGCACAATCAGACGCTTGAGGATGGTCTTACCTAGCGCCGTAAATGGCGCCACCATGCCAGCCATTTGATGCAAATGCTTGAGCAGCACATTAAGTATATTCGAGCTGGACACCTGCTCCACGAGGCGTATCAAGTCGCCCAAATAGTAGCGCAGGCAGCCACGCACCTTTACCCACTTCTTGTGCTTGTGCAGCGGCAAGCTGCTGTTGGGTTTGACGCCCAGCACACGGATTATGGCTGGCTGCAAATGGAGCACGCACAGCTGAATGACGCCGTTGAAGGTGGCGGCGCCAACAACTTTGTAGGTGCCGGCATTGGCCTGTTCGCCCTCGGCATCGGCACTAATGCTGGCCAGCGCGGAATTGAAGGCTTGTATTACCTGACGGACTGCTTCAATGGAAACATTGGGCTTGGTCAGCTGCAGTTCCCATTGGCGCAGCATGTTAAGTGTTATTTTTTGTGCGCCACCCGCAGCCGCTGCGTCTTCATCCTCGTCGCCCTCAAAGTCGCTCTCGTCGCTGGCCACGGCCAGATCATCGCTAGGCTTGTGATATTTCCCATCATCCTCCTCGCTCTCCGCAGCTTCGTTTTGTTCAGCCACATCAGCTACCtcctcatcgtcatcatcactGTCCATGAGATTAAACTCTAGCAGTTCCTTGTCGTTCTTTTTCAGAAAATCATAGAACTCGGGATCTATATCCTTAAGACCTTCCAAATCCTGTTTTTTCAACGTTTTCGCCGTCTTCTTCTTTGGACGCTTCTCATCTTTGCTTGTTGCGGCGGCGCTCTTTTGTTTTACTGTTTTTTTCGTTGCCTTTGGCAACTTTGATTCCTCTGGCGGCtgctttttcttcattacACCCtttgttggctttgttttGTCCAGGGATTTCACTTTTTTCGTTGCTACCTTCATTGCTTTTCGGgaattaaataaaaccaaTCTTCAATAAATTCGATACTTGCACAACACGTGCCGCTTTACATTTAACAGATTTACTCGTTACTTGGCAGTAGTATCGCCACTTAACAGAGCTAGTTCACGGTTAACAGCAGGTTTTGCAGCTGTTTATATATTGTGGTGGCTGCTCGATAGACTGCCGATATTTTGCTAGCGCGTTTTTTAAACTTCTGCAAGTACAAGCTTTTAAGCTACGGATATACAACTTTAAGAGATCTtagaattttataattatagcCTTTTcgtaaaatagcagcacagcaTAAGGCTGTGTGACAAagataaattgcattttgacaaccaaaaaacaaatacatctCCTGTCAGTTGCACATTAATTAATCAGTAAAAACGTCGATCAACTAATGGAAACGCTTAAGGGGGCGTTGAATAAGCTCTACTATCGTTTTTCAGTTGCAGTTACGCCTGCGTCTGCGTCAGGGGCCACACATCTGGCCAACTTGTTGCCAACTGCCGCGcaacaagttgttgttgtttgcagtttgtttgtttttgctgttgctgttgttgtttttgttgctgttgttacaGAGACTGAAAACGAGAGTTAGGCTTAAGTGGAGCAGGGGTTGTTTGCCTTGATCAACGGCACTCGCAATTATTAATAGAAAAATTCACGtaatgtaaaacaaaaacaaaaaacagaaaaacttgATACCGCCAGCTTAAATAATTGTATGCATACGAGGGGTGGTGGggaagggaggggggggggggaaaaAGCTCAGATCCGCCTTAACAACACCTACGTTTGGCCCCCTTGAATTACAGTTATGCATTTCTGGTGAACGTGTGCTGTGCAGCTCTTCCAGACATCCTTCAGCAGTTACGAAATGGCTTAAATGGGAATGCCAGTCGTCCAGTCCCGAATGGGACCGCCGCAATAAAAGTGTCACACTCCCGAGACACCCCCGCCCAAAGTTCCAGCCGTAAGCTCCAGTTCCAGCGCCGCACGCAGTAGCAGTCGGCGCCGTTGTTGTTACCATGTCATGTTGGCAGCCACTCCCAATCGCAATTGCCCATAAATCTTGCCCGGCCAGTTGccattcactttttttttttattataattgtcttttatttatgttttccGCAACGCGTGCACGCAAAACGCATGACGCAGCCGCAGCGACAATTTCCTAGATCGCGTTGCAAGTTCAAGTTTACGCAGTTTTCAAGCCAAATCGAAATCAGCTTCCTGCTCGGGCGCAGTTTTACAACGCACTTTACTGGTTTATTcgcacgcagcagcagcagttggcccACAAAATGCGCAACTGCATCAGCTTTTTGGCcaaggccaggccaggcatTTGGGCCAACGCATAAGGCGTGCGCCGCCCGTGCATTGCTTTGGCTGCCGGTTTGTCgatcttgttttttttatttttttggtcaTTATGCGGCTTgactttattgttgttgttttgtttttgtttacgaTTTGCTGCCTTAGTTGTTTATGCTTATGCGCTTATGATCACATTGTGTGGGCGATGCCATGAATTACCGAATAAGGTTAATGGACTAACTCTGATCTGAGCGCAGAGTCTGCAATTGGCTTATAAAGTGTTTAAGTGCAATCAATTGATTTTATGTGCAATTTTAAATGCggattttgtttaaaatagtTATGGTATAAATGaactaacaaataaaatgaactATTAACTAAAATTTGTCTTAAattcatttgtattttttaaaagaaacaaatttttaaattggtCAAAGCTTAGGTATCAGATATCTAGttcttattattaaaaaaatatatatttacttacaaGTTGTATTCGAGTAAATAATggttgaataaaaataaatttgaaagcTATACTTAATCAGATCTTGATTTAATATTGAGATCTAGAGTAGGATAAAAGTAAATCTAAAAATATGAACTTTCGAATCGGGTATTTCCTTCAAAATAACTTTAAGTCTAGAAAACTGGAAAACTGGCCCCCAAAAACTTGTCTTGCACTCACATAGAGACATGAGTCTCTGGTTCTCCCCCTCCGCCTATCTGCCCTGCCTCCGCCTACCTCCTCAGCACACGTTATAAGCCTTATCAAGTGAAGGCAATTGGCATCCCCCAATGCAAAAGCTACTTAGTTGTGGCCGTTGAAGCGTGTACACTTCAACTTCAAGGCGGAGGCATGTCATAAGCATTTGAGAGCTGGCCATAGAAcgtgttaaataaataatacttaCCTTATAAGACTCGTAATGCTCTCTGTTCGTTGTGACAGTTGTCGAGTGGGTCTGGCCACAAAAGTGGCTAATTATTGCGTTAACTTAATGGCCATTAACTTTGCCGCTTACAAACACAATTGTAATTGGATTAATTACGCAAAGAGATTGATTGAATAGCGCCTAGTCAAATCACATCAATAAGtattaaatatgtacattAGCAcgaatttaatataattaaaattgccgCAACAGACCCGAATTCGCAGTTTTCGGAGGCCACCCACTTGAATTCCATAATCAAGTCGAATGTTagtttaattcaattatttgcaaacaattaaattaataccTGCTGCTCTGGAGTCAATGCGACCAACAACTATCCTAACCACGAACTTGCTTAAAggcttattatatttttaatccaCCAAGTAAGCCCCGAATCGTAAATAGTATTAGGAACTTAAGTGGTTGATGGGGACTGAAGCAAATGCCTCTTTCCACGAACCCAGGCTTGTACGTATTAATTAGAATTTAGTATAAGGCTTTGATTGAAAGTAAATTGATAaaattttacttaatataaatttcttaaattttatgaATATTCCAATTTTATCCAGCTAAATGTGGAAGTCATATAGCAATCTAAAACAGAATCGGGTCTTGCCTCCGCGAATCGCGTCGTGTACATTTATGAttagcaaataaatatacttttttttaatcatttcAAGTAGGGTATGACAAACTAAATGAAATAATGAGCAGCATGGTTAGGTGTCGGAGGCGTGGGTGTAGAAGGCAGCCGTTGCGGCAATCGGGCAGCCAACACATTTGGCAACTAACCATTGGCAGTGTACGAATGTCTGGCCACCATTTGGGTCCGATCTggtggcaactggcagcagctTGCAACAATCGGCAGGCCGCAAATTGAATTCAAGCGTGGCTAACATTGTTTAGGCCAGTCCCACAAGCCACCAAGCCACCAAGCCACACTGGGCCATAATTAGTTTATGCTCTTTTATGCGATTTTAAGTATGGAATTCGCATTTAtctgctgccgccgctccAATAGTGGGCGTTGCACggctacaaaataaaaaaaaaaaacaaaaaattaaaaaaaaaaagtgaaatattttgataaggACTTTTGTCTGCAAGCATGATGCAATCGCGGCTCGAGATTGCGCCAAGCAGCACTTGTTAGCGCGCTGCCTGACTTTGGGTTAGGTAttaaaatgccacaaaaattGGGCCAAATGGTAAATGGAAGTGTGCTGTTGCCGTCGAGTGCGACATGTGCATTGTTATACCAcgctgaacccattgaaagcGCTCCAGAGCGGGTATACTGGCTGTGTCCAAGCGCTTGTAACGGGCAGAAAGAAGGCTTTGCGATCCCAGAGATATATATGGCTGTGGGAGAGCGTCAATCTCATCGGCTATTACCTTATATTTTAAACCTAGGCCCTTTTGCGGCACTTGCGAGAAATTTACTTCTAATAATCGCAACCTTGCTCCGTTTTCGCGGTATCAAAAGTCTCTCATTGCTTTAGAACTGGGGTATCTCCTCTTCCAGTTCCCATCagaattgtaaataaattcattcttTGAGATATTGCCTTATACTTTACACACTTCTTTGTCGTAAATTTGATTAAGATCGGGCTATGGCATCCACAAAATTCAGaaaatttcacttttaagATACCATTTTCCCCTGTTCCCAACAGAATTGCAAATAAACTCATTCTTTGAGTACTCACTTGTGTATGCTTTGAAAATCTTATACAGATCGGACTACAAGTGCCGATGTTAAGCAATACTGTATTTTCCATACAGTGTGGGAGGAGGGAAGAAACATAGTCGTTcgcttatatatgtattttttggtTGTATACAAGaaagttattaattttatagcgACAGCTTGGCGCTGGCTGCGGGGTATCTCTTAGTGGAGCACGCCCGTCTGCCAGCGCACGTTTGTTTTGAATTATGCAATTGCTCGGTGTCAGGCTGATTTATGCCAGTTGACCGCCCAACACTGGCTGGTCTAACGCCTCGCCGCTTGGACGCCTCCTGCCGCATGTCACGTAGCATTTGGCCAGATGTGTCCAAGATCAATGCCAGACCAGCTCAGATTTGCATTGTGCGCATGTCCGTTGCTGGAATTTTGAGGCGCGGCTGGGCAAAATTAAATGGGCGTTCGAGCTGAACTTATGATCCGTGAATGCTGCAgctttatttatgcttagaacagaaacaatatataaatgtaacttggtaaaaaaaaaaaaaaaaaaaacagacatcTCTTCAGACTTTGTAGCCAACAAGGTGACGGCGTCCAATGACTTCGCCCATAAAGAACCAGGTGATCACCTCAATGGTCACCAGGGTATTTAGCCAAGCCTCAGCGATGGTCACCTTGCCGAGGCGACTGCCAGCGCCCTTCATATCCTTCTTGGCTGACTTGGCGGTTGCTTGCGCTGTCTTGcgtatatgggcaaaatctGCAGGAGTCGGCGGCACCAGCTCCACCTTGGCATAGCGCATGAACTCATCGAACTGCGGACGAGCCTGGGCCTTGAGCTCTAAAGGATGTTTTTGAAGAGATTAGCTGAAAGCAGCGTAAATTGATTGATAACTTACTGTTGAACAAGACTGTGGCCTTGGCAACCAGGTTGGCCATATTGAGTAGACGATGAAAAGTTAGAAAAGCTGGAAATTTATTGCTTAGAAGCAcgttttaaattagttttaatgTGTGCAGCAAAGCTGTGAAAAGCTGACAACGCAGTCAAGGCAGCAAAACTGTATACAAAAACGGAACGCTTGAAATGAAACAAATAACTCGGGCAACAACTATCGATACAAATTTGTTTCgccttaaatttatatttgataatttgaaaatatttaaatttagccAAATCGCCTATTACAATGCCCAAATAACTTGTGTTTGGCCATGTTCAGCAACAAgaacgaaagaaaaaaaaccagcGATCCATGTAAATGTTTtggaaaatttgcataatggaCCACGCTAGGCGCt is a window encoding:
- the ATPsynGL gene encoding ATP synthase subunit g, mitochondrial, whose translation is MANLVAKATVLFNKLKAQARPQFDEFMRYAKVELVPPTPADFAHIRKTAQATAKSAKKDMKGAGSRLGKVTIAEAWLNTLVTIEVITWFFMGEVIGRRHLVGYKV
- the LOC6627468 gene encoding NADH dehydrogenase [ubiquinone] 1 alpha subcomplex assembly factor 2, which translates into the protein MANKKPTRDLIGIIWTNFWRSFLPRKYRGDYKGDDYFGNKYFEIPANPAVGQRKERWFEPADKEAFDQELTAEWEAWLRGRREEPPSRDELIKNLQVIEMKKRNAAELDAQYAKEKDAGALPKQVEGETIGTYPKYKDYEINPGKKPMDEKK
- the Noc2 gene encoding nucleolar complex protein 2; this translates as MKVATKKVKSLDKTKPTKGVMKKKQPPEESKLPKATKKTVKQKSAAATSKDEKRPKKKTAKTLKKQDLEGLKDIDPEFYDFLKKNDKELLEFNLMDSDDDDEEVADVAEQNEAAESEEDDGKYHKPSDDLAVASDESDFEGDEDEDAAAAGGAQKITLNMLRQWELQLTKPNVSIEAVRQVIQAFNSALASISADAEGEQANAGTYKVVGAATFNGVIQLCVLHLQPAIIRVLGVKPNSSLPLHKHKKWVKVRGCLRYYLGDLIRLVEQVSSSNILNVLLKHLHQMAGMVAPFTALGKTILKRLIVLWATGDETVRVLAFLCILKITRKQQATMLNHVLKAMYLAYVRNSKFVSPSTLPGINFMRRSLVEMFALDLNVSYQHAFLYIRQLAIHLRNAVILKKKDSFQAVYNWQFINSLRLWSDLLGATANKPQLQPLVYPLVTITTGVIRLIPTAQYFPLRFHCLQALISLAKETHTYVPILPLIVEVLRSNTFNRKHTSVSMKPLQFTCILRLNKSQLAENGFRDEVVEQVCGLLLEYLAHESATLAFSDLVVPVVMAIKAYLKECRNANYVRKLKQLLEKIQESSRFIEQQRSKSTVTFDLKDAQAVQAWEQQVRNKRTPLDIYYASWLKTHETKMRRQAAQTDDINADYDVPKLKRPAAKTGVTVRNENGELELFPSDSEDDDAAGIPHDDDDDDDEDEEAVPPQPKKPKHKQDNEPRLELKQAAPAEPAADDYDEAATAVDIVKDLDLNDW